One segment of Anastrepha obliqua isolate idAnaObli1 chromosome 3, idAnaObli1_1.0, whole genome shotgun sequence DNA contains the following:
- the LOC129242069 gene encoding histone-lysine N-methyltransferase SETMAR-like: MYAEFKRSRTDTDDIPSTGRPNDPVIPENVEKTLKIIMFDRKVKVREIVDILKISAGSVHTIIHEYLGMKKVFSKWVPRLLTPEQKQQRIDDSKSCLDMFTRNKSEFLRRYITMHATWIHHFTPESNRQSAEWHAAGESRPKRPKTQQSAGKIMASVFWDAHGIIFINYLQKGQTINSDYYIALSLIYTISDQPLISSFIKSALKNR; encoded by the coding sequence ATGTATGCCGAATTCAAACGTAGTCGTACAGACACCGATGACATTCCATCTACTGGAAGGCCAAATGACCCTGTTATTCCGGAAAACGttgaaaaaacactgaaaatcaTTATGTTCGACCGTAAAGTGAAAGTGAGGGAGATTGTTGACATTCTAAAGATATCAGCAGGCAGTGTACACACCATAATACACGAATATTTGGGTATGAAAAAGGTGTTTTCcaaatgggtgccgcgtttgctcacaccggagcaaaaacaacaacgaatcgATGATTCAAAGAGCTGTTTGGACATGTTTACGCGCAATAAGTCGGAGTTTTTGCGTCGGTACATCACAATGCATGCAACATGGATCCACCATTTCACTCCAGAGTCAAATCGGCAGTCTGCTGAGTGGCATGCAGCCGGTGAAAGCCGCCCAAAGCGACCAAAGACGCAGCAGTCGGCTGGCAAGATTATGGCGTCTGTATTTTGGGATGCGCATGGAATAATATTCATCAACTATCTCCAGAAGGGGCAGACCATCAACAGCGACTATTATATAGCGTTATCACTTATTTATACTATTTCAGATCAGCCATTGATTTCCTCTTTCATAAAATCAGCTTTAAAAAATAGATAA